From the genome of Populus trichocarpa isolate Nisqually-1 chromosome 15, P.trichocarpa_v4.1, whole genome shotgun sequence, one region includes:
- the LOC7474029 gene encoding uncharacterized protein LOC7474029 isoform X2, with the protein MQIQVKCSCGAENCREWVVVELQGTVELNPSFFQTHLQNLQIGQLCRLSSSSQESFTFTVGYHELTGSKVTLKKPLLVLKKVKRFMDVDQSDDNNKGDLPSSKVELDVIGIIRHKILFKTRPKALISKLQPLVKERVRAAGHAVPN; encoded by the exons atgcaAATCCAAGTGAAGTGTAGCTGTGGAGCAGAGAATTGTCGAGAATGGGTAGTAGTTGAATTACAAGGCACAGTTGAACTTaacccttctttttttcaaacccACCTCCAAAACCTCCAAATTGGCCAACTTTGCAGactttcctcttcttctcag GAAAGCTTTACTTTCACTGTTGGGTATCATGAGTTGACAGGGTCTAAAGTGACCTTGAAGAAGCCATTGTTGGTTTTGAAGAAAGTTAAACGCTTTATGGATGTGGATCAGAGTGATGACAACAACAAGGGTGACTTACCGTCATCTAAGGTTGAGTTGGATGTTATTGGGATTATCAGGCATAAGATTTTGTTTAAGACAAGACCCAAGGCATTAATATCCA AACTGCAACCGTTGGTGAAGGAAAGAGTCAGAGCTGCAGGTCATGCTGTTCCAAACTAA
- the LOC7474029 gene encoding uncharacterized protein LOC7474029 isoform X1, which translates to MQIQVKCSCGAENCREWVVVELQGTVELNPSFFQTHLQNLQIGQLCRLSSSSQVHIKKHFRKESFTFTVGYHELTGSKVTLKKPLLVLKKVKRFMDVDQSDDNNKGDLPSSKVELDVIGIIRHKILFKTRPKALISKLQPLVKERVRAAGHAVPN; encoded by the exons atgcaAATCCAAGTGAAGTGTAGCTGTGGAGCAGAGAATTGTCGAGAATGGGTAGTAGTTGAATTACAAGGCACAGTTGAACTTaacccttctttttttcaaacccACCTCCAAAACCTCCAAATTGGCCAACTTTGCAGactttcctcttcttctcaggttcacattaaaaaacatttcagaaaa GAAAGCTTTACTTTCACTGTTGGGTATCATGAGTTGACAGGGTCTAAAGTGACCTTGAAGAAGCCATTGTTGGTTTTGAAGAAAGTTAAACGCTTTATGGATGTGGATCAGAGTGATGACAACAACAAGGGTGACTTACCGTCATCTAAGGTTGAGTTGGATGTTATTGGGATTATCAGGCATAAGATTTTGTTTAAGACAAGACCCAAGGCATTAATATCCA AACTGCAACCGTTGGTGAAGGAAAGAGTCAGAGCTGCAGGTCATGCTGTTCCAAACTAA
- the LOC7454491 gene encoding uncharacterized protein LOC7454491 isoform X2, translating to MFSLFYGLWKYMFSKTELHVLILGIDKAGKTTLLEKLKSVYSNLEGLPPDRIVPTVGLNIGRIEVENSKLLFWDLGGQPGLRSIWEKYYDEAHALIYVIDAACPSRFEDAKSELEKVLRHDELQGAPLLILANKQDLPDSVSADEVDRYLDLKKLDERVYMFEAVSAYDGMGIKESVEWLLEVMERSKRTEMLRARAGVTGPGA from the exons ATGTTCTCGTTGTTTTATGGCCTTTGGAAGTATATGTTTAGTAAGACAGAGCTTCATGTGCTCATTCTTGGGATCGACAAGGCTGGGAAGACG ACATTGCTGGAGAAACTGAAGTCAGTATACTCAAACTTGGAAGGCCTCCCTCCTGATCGAATTGTCCCAACTGTTGGACTTAATATTGGTCGTATTGAAGTGGAAAATTCAAAACTGTTGTTTTGGGATCTAGGAGGTCAG CCTGGTCTTCGCTCAATTTGGGAAAAATATTATGATGAGGCACATGCTTTGATATATGTAATTGATGCTGCTTGCCCATCCCGTTTTGAAGATGCAAAATCTGAGTTGG AAAAAGTTCTTAGGCATGATGAATTGCAGGGAGCCCCTCTTTTGATATTAGCAAACAAGCAG GATCTTCCTGATTCTGTATCGGCAGATGAGGTTGATCGATATCTAGACCTTAAGAAGTTGGATGAAAGGGTTTACATGTTTGAAGCTGTTTCAGCATATGATGG TATGGGGATCAAAGAAAGTGTAGAGTGGCTCTTGGAGGTAATGGAACGAAGCAAGAGAACTGAGATGTTAAGAGCTCGTGCAGGTGTAACAGGCCCTGGTGCTTAG
- the LOC7454491 gene encoding uncharacterized protein LOC7454491 isoform X1 produces the protein MFSLFYGLWKYMFSKTELHVLILGIDKAGKTTLLEKLKSVYSNLEGLPPDRIVPTVGLNIGRIEVENSKLLFWDLGGQPGLRSIWEKYYDEAHALIYVIDAACPSRFEDAKSELEKVLRHDELQGAPLLILANKQDLPDSVSADEVDRYLDLKKLDERVYMFEAVSAYDGLIFDCSMGIKESVEWLLEVMERSKRTEMLRARAGVTGPGA, from the exons ATGTTCTCGTTGTTTTATGGCCTTTGGAAGTATATGTTTAGTAAGACAGAGCTTCATGTGCTCATTCTTGGGATCGACAAGGCTGGGAAGACG ACATTGCTGGAGAAACTGAAGTCAGTATACTCAAACTTGGAAGGCCTCCCTCCTGATCGAATTGTCCCAACTGTTGGACTTAATATTGGTCGTATTGAAGTGGAAAATTCAAAACTGTTGTTTTGGGATCTAGGAGGTCAG CCTGGTCTTCGCTCAATTTGGGAAAAATATTATGATGAGGCACATGCTTTGATATATGTAATTGATGCTGCTTGCCCATCCCGTTTTGAAGATGCAAAATCTGAGTTGG AAAAAGTTCTTAGGCATGATGAATTGCAGGGAGCCCCTCTTTTGATATTAGCAAACAAGCAG GATCTTCCTGATTCTGTATCGGCAGATGAGGTTGATCGATATCTAGACCTTAAGAAGTTGGATGAAAGGGTTTACATGTTTGAAGCTGTTTCAGCATATGATGG ATTGATATTTGATTGCAGTATGGGGATCAAAGAAAGTGTAGAGTGGCTCTTGGAGGTAATGGAACGAAGCAAGAGAACTGAGATGTTAAGAGCTCGTGCAGGTGTAACAGGCCCTGGTGCTTAG
- the LOC7474030 gene encoding protein phosphatase inhibitor 2, with the protein MKGVKWNEDNLGEIEANKPVRQKITEPKTPYHPMIDVDDDSLSPRGGSFNEVIEDAMRAEDLRSALDIMASSSRNPAKRSSGWTSSEDEADPMEQDEEDSETDRSSSFRELRRAHYDEFRKVKELRRKGSFLEDEDDEENGAEKEGTSSLTAGVRDIEIEEGAATSHKNSSPPANGV; encoded by the exons ATGAa GGGAGTAAAATGGAACGAGGATAATCTTGGGGAAATTGAAGCAAATAAGCCTGTGAGGCAGAAAATCACCGAACCCAAGACCCCGTATCACCCCATGATTGATGTCGATGATG ATTCTCTTTCTCCAAGGGGGGGCAGCTTTAATGAGGTTATTGAGGATGCAATGCGTGCAGAAGATCTGCGGTCTGCATTGGATATTATGGCATCCTCAAGTAGAAACCCAGCTAAACGATCTAGTGGCTGGACATCATCCGAGGATGAGGCTGATCCTATGGAACAAGATGAAGAAG ATTCTGAAACGGATAGAAGTTCAAGTTTTAGGGAGCTTAGACGAGCACATTATGATGAGTTTCGGAAAGTGAAGGAACTAAGGCGGAAGGGTTCTTTCCTAGAGGACGAAGATGATGAGGAGAATGGTGCTGAGAAGGAGGGCACTTCATCATTAACTGCTGGTGTGAGAGATATAGAGATTGAAGAAGGTGCTGCAACTTCACATAAAAATTCTTCACCTCCAGCTAATGGGGTTTAG
- the LOC7454492 gene encoding uncharacterized protein LOC7454492 — translation MGTETPSMSSLASRICNHMASIFAKPTGPHPPPLDLMITTLTSTAAQNGRVFLYGVGREGLMLKALCMRLAHLGISTHFVFDMTTPPITSNDLLIASAGPGGFSTVDALCSLARSYGATVLLLTAQPETGSCVKHASVVCYVPAQTMADDKGDGDGGEEKSRPLMPMGSVFEGALFVFFEMVVYKLGEALGQSPEVIRSRHTNLE, via the coding sequence ATGGGGACCGAAACCCCTTCAATGTCCTCTCTAGCCTCACGAATATGCAATCACATGGCCTCCATCTTTGCCAAACCCACTGGCCCCCACCCACCACCCTTGGACCTCATGATCACCACTCTCACTTCCACGGCAGCCCAAAATGGTCGTGTCTTCCTCTATGGGGTTGGTAGGGAGGGCCTGATGCTCAAGGCTCTATGCATGAGGCTGGCTCACCTTGGCATCTCTACCCACTTTGTCTTTGACATGACAACCCCACCAATCACTTCAAATGACCTCCTCATAGCCTCTGCTGGACCTGGAGGATTCTCTACTGTTGATGCTTTATGCTCACTCGCAAGATCGTACGGTGCTACAGTGTTGTTGTTGACGGCTCAGCCTGAGACAGGATCCTGTGTGAAGCATGCTAGTGTGGTTTGCTATGTGCCAGCACAGACCATGGCTGATGATAAGGGTGATGGCGATGGCGGGGAGGAGAAATCTAGGCCTTTAATGCCTATGGGAAGTGTTTTTGAGGGGGCCTTGTTTGTGTTCTTTGAGATGGTTGTTTACAAGTTAGGTGAGGCTTTAGGACAGAGCCCTGAGGTCATTCGATCTCGCCATAC